Proteins co-encoded in one Mycobacterium mantenii genomic window:
- a CDS encoding CaiB/BaiF CoA-transferase family protein, with amino-acid sequence MEPLNGYVVVDLSTGIAGAYCTKLLADGGAEVIKVETPEGDPLRRWSASGTEIKPGEEGALFSFLACSKHSVVADPDTDADFVNGLLAHADAVIWSHGSKLAESQAFTPAQMHRDHPHLTVTSITPFGLEGPWRDKAATEFTLQAWSGGIIGLGRGSADRAPVFVGGQVGEYLAGAYASAATLASRFRTLGDGAGELIDLSMLETDVLGLTYYPVAYYEMLGRPWRDARRLTVPGIARAKDGLVDLGCGTAQQWFDLCAMSGHPEWIDEHSPLSITEQANEKADELYAWVESQTVDEVRDLATAFRIPNAPVANGANIDALEHFQVRQSFVPNPRNGFLQPSHPYRIRPNCLRSPEPAPRLGEHTEVYRNRLADGQGRERRLTMTGNSSSANAPLAGLRVLDLTTFWAGPSCTHLLAMLGAEVIHIESTRHPDGTRLIAGIPITEDQWWEKSPIFSSLNTNKKDLTLDLQSATGRELLGRLITTADVIAENFTPRVMDQMGLDYAAIQAINPAAIMLRMPGFGLDGPWRDNPAFAYAIEAAAGVSWLTGYPDCNPYEPYSVGDPNAGIHALNGLLLALEHRRRTGQGSLVEAAMVDAAINIAAEQVIEYSAYGALLQRAGNRGPKAAPQNLYRTNEIDEFGRLDCWVAIAVATDDQWVRLCEVVGRDDWAASLALSTADGRRREQDMIDEHLATWCGSRTGDEIVESLWDTGIPVAKVLQPHHQARLPQLNFRGFFEEVGHPVNAQTPHSTLPFKLSRGPRRIHTHPAPLLGEHNYVLLTELGLTASEIADLEADGVIGRAPAM; translated from the coding sequence ATGGAGCCGCTGAACGGGTACGTTGTCGTCGACCTTTCCACCGGAATTGCGGGTGCTTACTGCACGAAGCTGCTCGCCGATGGTGGCGCCGAGGTGATCAAAGTCGAGACGCCCGAAGGAGATCCGTTGCGGCGATGGTCGGCATCTGGAACGGAGATAAAGCCGGGCGAAGAGGGGGCGCTGTTCAGTTTTCTCGCGTGCTCGAAGCACAGTGTCGTGGCGGACCCGGATACCGATGCCGACTTCGTCAACGGGCTGTTGGCGCACGCGGATGCCGTCATTTGGTCACATGGGTCAAAACTCGCTGAAAGCCAGGCGTTTACGCCGGCACAGATGCATCGCGATCATCCCCATTTGACGGTCACCTCGATCACACCGTTCGGGCTGGAGGGCCCGTGGCGCGACAAAGCGGCCACCGAATTCACGTTGCAGGCGTGGTCGGGCGGTATCATCGGCCTTGGCCGCGGGTCTGCTGATCGGGCACCGGTATTCGTTGGCGGTCAGGTAGGTGAGTACCTCGCCGGAGCGTATGCGAGTGCGGCGACCCTGGCATCACGCTTCCGGACGCTCGGTGACGGTGCAGGCGAACTGATCGACCTGTCGATGCTGGAAACCGATGTGCTCGGGCTCACCTACTATCCGGTGGCCTACTACGAGATGCTCGGCCGACCGTGGCGCGATGCCCGCCGGCTGACGGTGCCCGGCATCGCACGAGCCAAGGACGGTCTGGTGGATCTGGGCTGTGGCACCGCCCAGCAATGGTTCGACCTGTGCGCGATGAGCGGTCATCCGGAGTGGATCGACGAGCACTCACCGCTGTCGATCACCGAGCAGGCCAATGAGAAAGCTGACGAGCTGTATGCCTGGGTCGAGAGCCAAACCGTGGACGAGGTACGAGATCTCGCCACCGCATTCCGGATCCCGAATGCGCCCGTGGCCAACGGGGCCAATATCGATGCACTCGAACACTTCCAGGTCCGGCAGTCCTTCGTGCCCAATCCGCGCAACGGGTTCCTACAACCGAGCCATCCGTACCGCATCCGGCCAAATTGTCTCCGCTCACCCGAACCGGCGCCCCGCCTCGGCGAGCACACCGAGGTGTACCGAAATCGGCTGGCCGACGGCCAGGGCCGTGAACGTCGGCTGACGATGACCGGGAATTCCAGTTCAGCAAACGCACCGTTGGCGGGGCTGCGCGTACTGGATCTGACAACCTTCTGGGCGGGTCCGAGCTGCACCCATCTGCTGGCCATGCTCGGTGCGGAGGTAATCCACATCGAGTCGACCCGTCACCCCGATGGCACTCGGCTCATCGCAGGCATCCCGATCACCGAGGACCAGTGGTGGGAGAAGTCGCCGATCTTCTCGAGCTTGAATACCAACAAGAAAGACCTGACACTGGATCTGCAGAGCGCTACCGGGCGCGAGCTGCTTGGGCGGCTGATCACAACCGCGGACGTGATCGCGGAAAACTTCACGCCGCGCGTCATGGATCAAATGGGCTTGGATTACGCTGCAATCCAAGCGATTAACCCAGCCGCGATCATGCTGCGCATGCCCGGCTTCGGTCTGGACGGACCATGGCGCGACAACCCGGCGTTCGCATACGCCATCGAGGCAGCTGCCGGAGTCAGCTGGCTCACCGGTTATCCCGACTGCAATCCGTACGAGCCGTACTCCGTCGGCGACCCCAACGCCGGCATTCACGCGCTCAACGGGTTGCTCTTGGCGCTGGAGCACCGCCGCCGGACCGGCCAGGGATCGCTCGTGGAGGCGGCAATGGTCGACGCGGCGATCAACATTGCGGCAGAACAGGTGATCGAGTACTCCGCATATGGTGCGCTGCTGCAGCGAGCCGGGAACCGCGGCCCCAAGGCCGCGCCGCAAAACCTGTACCGCACCAACGAGATCGACGAGTTCGGCCGGCTTGACTGCTGGGTGGCAATCGCCGTCGCCACCGACGATCAATGGGTGAGGTTATGTGAAGTGGTGGGGCGCGACGACTGGGCTGCAAGTCTCGCGCTCTCGACCGCAGACGGGCGGCGCAGAGAGCAAGACATGATCGACGAACATCTGGCCACCTGGTGCGGATCGCGGACTGGCGACGAAATTGTCGAATCTCTGTGGGATACAGGTATTCCCGTAGCAAAGGTGCTGCAGCCGCATCATCAGGCGAGGCTGCCTCAGCTCAACTTCCGCGGCTTCTTCGAAGAGGTCGGCCATCCGGTCAACGCTCAAACCCCCCACAGCACCCTTCCGTTCAAGCTGTCCCGCGGCCCGCGGCGTATCCACACACACCCTGCACCGCTGCTCGGCGAACACAATTACGTATTGCTCACCGAGCTTGGACTGACAGCGAGTGAGATCGCTGACCTCGAAGCGGACGGTGTCATCGGCCGCGCACCGGCCATGTAG
- a CDS encoding enoyl-CoA hydratase/isomerase family protein, which produces MAKRPAPEEIILYDKDPQTKIATITFNRPEFLNAPTSAARLRYADLIRAATVDNDVKVVVIRGVGDNLGSGADLPEFMEGDDSPDLRLAEMRLENESGEVSYPPKGSFRHGATISAWFANSQAGNRPLQEFKKISIVEAKGYCYGWHFYQCADADLVISSDDALFGHPSFRYHGWGPRMWTWAQTMGLRKFQEMVFTGRPFTADEMFQCNFLNKVVRRDQLEVEVDKYARACARNRSVDTVFMQKVFFEVVKQYQGEYLGSLLSAFFESLDTSVMPDGDELVMGEALQSGLANAVNENDSKFPPGFRLSKSNRKKKG; this is translated from the coding sequence ATGGCAAAACGTCCCGCGCCCGAGGAGATCATTCTCTACGACAAGGACCCGCAGACGAAGATCGCCACGATCACCTTCAACCGGCCCGAGTTTTTGAACGCACCTACATCTGCCGCACGACTCCGATACGCCGACCTGATCCGCGCGGCCACCGTTGACAACGACGTCAAAGTGGTCGTCATCCGCGGTGTCGGTGACAACCTGGGCAGCGGTGCGGATCTGCCCGAGTTCATGGAAGGTGATGACTCCCCCGACCTGCGGCTCGCAGAGATGCGGCTGGAGAACGAAAGCGGTGAGGTCAGCTACCCGCCCAAGGGATCGTTTCGGCACGGCGCAACGATCAGCGCGTGGTTTGCCAACTCGCAGGCCGGCAACCGGCCACTGCAAGAGTTCAAGAAGATCAGCATCGTCGAAGCGAAGGGTTACTGCTACGGCTGGCACTTCTACCAATGTGCCGACGCGGATCTGGTGATCTCGTCTGACGACGCGCTCTTCGGCCATCCCTCGTTCAGGTATCACGGATGGGGTCCGCGGATGTGGACGTGGGCTCAGACGATGGGCTTGCGGAAGTTTCAGGAAATGGTCTTCACCGGAAGGCCTTTCACCGCCGACGAAATGTTCCAGTGCAATTTCCTGAACAAGGTGGTGCGCCGGGACCAGCTTGAGGTCGAAGTTGACAAGTACGCGCGGGCGTGCGCGCGCAACCGGTCGGTGGACACGGTGTTCATGCAGAAGGTCTTCTTTGAAGTAGTGAAGCAGTATCAGGGCGAATACCTTGGCAGCCTGCTATCGGCGTTTTTCGAGTCGTTGGACACCAGCGTCATGCCGGACGGTGACGAATTGGTGATGGGGGAGGCGCTCCAAAGCGGGCTGGCGAATGCGGTCAACGAGAACGACAGCAAGTTCCCCCCGGGGTTCCGGCTCAGCAAGTCCAACCGCAAAAAGAAGGGCTAG
- a CDS encoding M24 family metallopeptidase, translating to MATEVLPDDRALRSGRRERALVQMEAHDLDVLVLGRQANVRYVTGARQAWVAGTRPFGPTCVLVRETGAIYLLSTWDEGVPDDIPHENLYGISWNPMNTIANLKKIDAAATARRVGTDALSPAFAQLLPSAFPNAELVDGEAAMRAARRIKTTEEIAALRESVRVAEVGLAAGVSQLGPGVTEQTMTGAMLEAMAAGGVSTPANQDSVWVTSRDRPWRRVTGDGAARTGDLVVFAAGALAHGYIGQVGRTRAVGEKSAGARALFARADAVWDGLASACTPGARTNDLLAGYRTAGEALPPMPVAHGIGMGFDAPVVSAQLNPDGGDEQLEPGMVLAVTAYVWEEGIGAVLLRNPVLITADGSEVLTSNTRE from the coding sequence ATGGCGACTGAAGTTCTGCCGGACGACCGTGCGCTACGCTCCGGGCGGCGCGAGCGCGCGCTGGTTCAGATGGAAGCCCACGATCTCGACGTGCTCGTCCTCGGCCGGCAGGCCAATGTCCGGTACGTCACCGGCGCGCGCCAAGCGTGGGTGGCCGGAACACGGCCGTTCGGCCCGACCTGCGTGCTGGTGCGTGAGACTGGCGCGATCTACTTGCTGAGCACGTGGGACGAGGGTGTGCCCGACGACATCCCGCACGAGAATCTCTATGGCATTTCATGGAATCCGATGAACACCATCGCGAACCTGAAGAAGATCGATGCCGCGGCGACAGCCCGCCGGGTGGGCACCGACGCGTTGTCCCCGGCATTCGCGCAGCTGTTGCCGAGCGCTTTTCCCAACGCCGAGCTGGTAGACGGCGAGGCCGCTATGCGCGCCGCCCGGCGGATCAAGACCACAGAAGAGATTGCCGCTCTTCGGGAGTCAGTGCGGGTAGCTGAGGTCGGCCTGGCCGCCGGCGTGTCACAACTAGGTCCCGGGGTCACCGAGCAGACCATGACCGGAGCAATGCTGGAAGCGATGGCCGCTGGTGGTGTCAGTACCCCGGCCAACCAGGACAGCGTGTGGGTGACCTCAAGAGACCGTCCATGGCGGCGAGTCACCGGCGACGGGGCGGCGCGGACCGGCGACCTGGTGGTGTTCGCAGCCGGCGCACTCGCCCACGGCTATATCGGCCAGGTTGGCCGCACGCGAGCGGTAGGTGAAAAGAGCGCCGGCGCGCGCGCGTTGTTCGCGCGAGCGGACGCGGTCTGGGACGGCCTGGCTAGCGCATGCACACCGGGTGCTCGGACCAACGATCTGCTCGCCGGGTACCGAACGGCCGGTGAGGCGTTGCCGCCCATGCCGGTGGCTCACGGTATCGGAATGGGGTTCGACGCACCGGTCGTGTCCGCGCAGCTAAACCCGGACGGCGGCGACGAGCAGCTGGAACCGGGGATGGTGCTCGCCGTCACGGCCTATGTGTGGGAAGAGGGCATTGGCGCTGTTCTGTTGCGAAATCCGGTCCTCATCACCGCCGACGGATCGGAAGTGCTGACCTCGAATACCCGCGAGTAG
- a CDS encoding M24 family metallopeptidase, which produces MTTFLAGESTLDIPARPDRARMRRQTGARLRSAMADRDVGALILLGNNAVTYATGTSWPLGDAGLSHIERPVALVLADDESPHLFLPFREGAADETELPTDHVHPAVYLEFDSGIEAFARLLSDLIPRGTTVAVDELTGAMRRAHDRLFPSGTPIDATAILGAAKAVKTVDEIACIRRAVQITDEAIVDVQAVLAPGVRQIDLSAKFLRRAFELGAVANMLEPIWQVMPPSRAEGVWTSHGDLALPLLTTERELRAEDVLWTDVSISYGGYCSDFGRTWIVGKDPTPRQQAQFHRWRDIMAAVLDVTRAGATAADLARAATTANGGLRPWLPHFYLGHGIGVNAAEMPMIGTDLGDDFDENYVLEAGMVLVLEPVVWEDGTGGYRSEEIVVITEEGWSKLTDYPYAPYGD; this is translated from the coding sequence ATGACAACTTTTCTTGCGGGCGAGTCCACACTCGACATTCCTGCGCGGCCCGACCGCGCCCGGATGCGCCGCCAGACAGGTGCGCGGCTGCGATCCGCGATGGCCGATCGCGATGTCGGCGCGCTGATCCTCTTGGGCAACAACGCCGTTACTTACGCGACTGGGACAAGTTGGCCGCTCGGCGACGCCGGCTTGTCGCACATCGAGCGCCCGGTCGCCTTGGTACTCGCAGACGACGAATCGCCCCATTTGTTCCTTCCGTTTCGAGAGGGCGCTGCAGACGAAACTGAGCTGCCCACCGACCACGTTCACCCAGCGGTTTACCTGGAGTTCGACAGTGGGATAGAAGCTTTCGCGCGGTTGCTCTCCGATCTGATTCCGCGCGGGACCACTGTGGCGGTCGACGAGTTAACCGGCGCCATGCGGCGCGCGCACGACCGATTGTTTCCATCCGGCACGCCTATCGACGCCACGGCGATCCTCGGCGCGGCCAAAGCGGTCAAGACGGTTGACGAGATTGCCTGCATCCGTCGGGCCGTCCAAATCACGGACGAGGCAATCGTCGACGTTCAGGCGGTGCTGGCCCCGGGGGTGCGCCAGATCGATTTGTCGGCGAAGTTTTTGCGGCGGGCGTTCGAGCTTGGAGCGGTGGCAAACATGCTTGAACCGATCTGGCAGGTCATGCCGCCATCGAGGGCCGAGGGTGTGTGGACCAGCCATGGTGACCTCGCGCTGCCGCTGTTGACGACCGAGCGGGAGCTGAGAGCTGAGGACGTGCTGTGGACCGATGTCAGCATCAGTTATGGGGGATACTGCTCGGACTTCGGACGAACTTGGATTGTGGGCAAGGATCCGACGCCCCGACAACAGGCGCAGTTTCATCGTTGGCGCGACATCATGGCTGCCGTCTTGGATGTGACCCGTGCCGGCGCCACGGCGGCCGATCTGGCGAGGGCGGCTACCACCGCCAATGGTGGACTTCGGCCGTGGCTACCGCATTTTTATCTGGGCCATGGTATCGGCGTGAATGCTGCGGAGATGCCGATGATCGGCACCGATCTCGGCGATGATTTCGACGAGAACTATGTCCTGGAAGCGGGCATGGTTCTTGTTTTGGAGCCGGTCGTCTGGGAGGACGGTACTGGCGGCTACCGCAGCGAAGAGATTGTCGTGATCACCGAAGAAGGCTGGAGTAAATTGACCGACTACCCGTATGCGCCTTATGGCGACTGA
- a CDS encoding cytochrome P450: MSDTLIGAQTASDIPEYPMVRDQRCPFAPPSKVLELNTGKPVSRVRIWDGSTPWLVTGYEEARALFSDSRVSVDDRRPGFPHWNEAFAATVHQRPRSVFTSDAEEHTRFRRMLSKPFTYKRVEGLRPAIQTITDDCIDAMLSGPRPADLVAALAMPVPSLVISEMLGVPYDDHEFFQEHANVGLARFATPEDNIRGAMVLAKYMATLVEAKIAEPAEDAVSDLAERVKADEISVEEAAQLATGLLIAGHETTSNMIGLGVLALLDNPHELAVVRDATDAGVVANVVEELLRYLSIVQNGQRRVAAEDIEIGGETIRAGEGIIIDLSPANWDPNIFEEPDRLYLHRNNAGQNVAFGYGRHQCVGQQLARAELQVVFTTLFRRIPTLRLAVPIDEVALKHDRLAYGVYELSVTW; this comes from the coding sequence ATGTCTGACACGCTGATCGGTGCCCAGACGGCCTCCGATATCCCGGAGTATCCGATGGTCAGGGACCAACGTTGCCCGTTCGCCCCACCGTCGAAAGTCCTCGAGCTCAATACCGGCAAACCAGTTTCGCGTGTGCGGATCTGGGATGGCAGCACCCCATGGCTGGTTACCGGTTACGAGGAGGCGCGGGCGCTGTTCTCCGACTCTCGGGTAAGCGTCGACGATCGACGCCCGGGGTTTCCACACTGGAACGAGGCCTTTGCGGCGACGGTGCACCAACGGCCTCGGTCGGTGTTCACGTCGGATGCCGAGGAGCACACGAGGTTTCGCCGGATGTTGTCGAAACCGTTCACATACAAGCGGGTTGAGGGTTTGCGGCCGGCGATCCAGACGATCACCGACGACTGCATCGACGCGATGCTGTCGGGTCCTCGACCGGCCGACCTCGTTGCGGCGCTTGCGATGCCCGTTCCCTCGTTGGTGATCAGCGAGATGCTCGGCGTTCCGTACGACGACCACGAGTTCTTCCAGGAACACGCTAATGTTGGGCTCGCCCGATTTGCCACCCCCGAGGACAACATCAGGGGAGCGATGGTGCTGGCCAAGTACATGGCCACTCTCGTTGAGGCGAAGATCGCTGAGCCGGCTGAGGATGCGGTGTCTGACCTCGCGGAGCGAGTCAAGGCCGACGAGATCAGTGTCGAGGAGGCTGCACAGCTCGCCACCGGCCTGCTGATCGCCGGGCACGAGACTACCTCCAACATGATTGGGTTAGGCGTATTGGCCCTCTTGGACAATCCCCACGAGTTGGCGGTGGTCCGTGACGCCACCGATGCGGGAGTCGTCGCCAACGTGGTGGAGGAGTTGCTTCGCTACCTGTCCATCGTCCAGAACGGTCAGCGGCGAGTCGCCGCGGAGGACATCGAGATCGGCGGCGAGACGATCAGGGCCGGCGAAGGCATAATCATCGACCTCTCGCCGGCGAACTGGGATCCAAATATTTTCGAGGAACCTGACCGTCTTTACCTGCACAGGAACAACGCTGGCCAGAACGTCGCGTTCGGTTACGGTAGGCACCAGTGCGTTGGGCAGCAGCTCGCCCGGGCGGAACTTCAGGTCGTGTTCACGACCTTGTTCCGCCGCATTCCCACATTGCGTCTTGCCGTCCCGATCGATGAGGTCGCCCTCAAGCACGACCGCCTGGCCTACGGCGTCTATGAACTGTCCGTTACGTGGTGA
- a CDS encoding ferredoxin: MKVIVDQGKCASSGNCALNAPGIFDQRDEDGVVVLLAEHPSTAQQDNTRRAAAACPAQAIFIEE, encoded by the coding sequence ATGAAAGTGATCGTTGATCAGGGCAAGTGCGCCTCATCGGGAAACTGTGCGCTGAACGCACCTGGGATCTTTGATCAGCGCGACGAGGACGGCGTTGTTGTGCTGCTGGCTGAGCATCCGTCGACCGCGCAGCAGGACAACACTCGTCGTGCGGCCGCGGCTTGTCCTGCGCAGGCCATCTTCATCGAGGAATGA
- a CDS encoding cytochrome P450: MTNFDSVDYFTDQSLVLDPHPYFDYLRSKHPVGCPINHDVLAVTGWETAHAVYKDVDSYSSCIAPAGPFTPLPFVPEGDDITEQLEQHRTEIPMFEHMVCMDPPQHTDARSLLNQLLTPKRLKENEDFMWRLADRYLDQFINDGHCEFLAAYAKPFSLIVIADLLGIPEQDHEEFRAAFGTSASGIGALDHQEIAIDPLAWADEKIASYLEDRRRAPRDDVLTALATAKYPDGSTPNLFDVVHTATFLFGAGQETTAKLLGVALRVFGERPDIQQRLREDRSLIPAFIEECLRIESPVTSVFRLARKTTTLGDIAVPAGTTVMVSPGAANRDPQRFDEPHEFRLDRKNVREHIAFSRGVHSCPGAPLARVEGRVSIERILDRMADIAIDEDKHGPAGQRRYNYEPTFILRGLTDLHIKFRPQTVAGRVG; this comes from the coding sequence GTGACGAACTTCGACTCCGTCGACTATTTCACCGATCAATCGCTCGTGCTTGATCCCCACCCCTACTTCGACTATCTGCGCAGCAAGCACCCGGTCGGCTGCCCGATCAATCACGACGTGCTTGCGGTCACCGGTTGGGAGACTGCCCACGCGGTTTACAAGGACGTGGACTCCTACTCCTCCTGCATCGCGCCCGCCGGTCCGTTTACCCCGCTGCCGTTCGTGCCTGAGGGCGACGACATCACCGAACAGCTCGAGCAGCACCGCACCGAGATCCCCATGTTTGAGCACATGGTATGCATGGATCCACCACAACACACCGATGCCCGCTCTCTGCTGAATCAGCTGCTGACTCCCAAGCGTCTGAAGGAGAACGAAGACTTTATGTGGCGGCTGGCCGACCGCTACCTCGACCAGTTCATCAACGACGGACACTGTGAGTTCCTCGCGGCGTATGCCAAACCCTTCTCGCTGATTGTCATTGCCGACCTGCTGGGGATACCAGAGCAAGACCACGAGGAGTTCCGTGCGGCCTTCGGTACGTCGGCGTCGGGTATCGGGGCCCTTGACCATCAGGAGATCGCCATCGACCCCCTGGCATGGGCCGATGAAAAGATCGCGTCCTACCTCGAGGACCGCCGACGCGCACCCCGCGACGATGTGCTGACCGCGTTGGCCACCGCGAAATACCCCGATGGTTCCACGCCCAACCTCTTCGATGTGGTTCACACCGCTACCTTTTTGTTCGGCGCCGGACAAGAGACCACGGCTAAACTGCTCGGCGTCGCACTGCGGGTGTTCGGGGAACGGCCCGACATCCAGCAACGGCTTCGCGAGGACCGTAGCCTGATCCCGGCGTTTATCGAGGAGTGCCTACGCATCGAGAGTCCGGTCACGAGCGTGTTCCGTTTGGCGCGCAAGACAACCACCCTGGGCGACATCGCGGTGCCCGCCGGTACGACGGTGATGGTCAGCCCGGGCGCGGCCAACCGGGATCCGCAGAGGTTCGACGAGCCTCACGAGTTTCGGCTCGATCGCAAGAACGTGCGCGAACACATCGCCTTCAGCCGGGGCGTTCACTCCTGCCCGGGTGCGCCCCTGGCACGGGTGGAGGGCCGCGTCTCGATCGAACGCATCTTGGACCGGATGGCCGACATCGCCATCGATGAGGACAAGCACGGACCGGCCGGCCAACGCAGATACAACTACGAACCAACGTTCATCCTGCGCGGGCTCACCGATCTGCACATCAAGTTCAGGCCGCAAACAGTTGCTGGCCGCGTGGGCTAG
- a CDS encoding nitric oxide reductase activation protein NorD encodes MTAADPDGPDRFRLLATFVAGRSMDVTEAPAGQVAHTNGQVVLVSAGGSFAEQRREVLVQCALMGAGSLDPQLMKALRGRPAVASRYLALEGHRVLAELAKQLPLAAVLCPAGQPPTASADESLAVAKGRAMVADPPDWFGVIKPSRLLAAPDGPGARAIDKDLRLEFDPIDLPESPEEDGGDEQPSGESKILKLFDNPLFKSQALADYFRKLMGSSRSPGDGAAGAELQVRSMRRVQSVGPNARPLPTPLHFTGGGNPGAAVGVGGARYPEWDVHHHRYRPDWCRVIDFPLATDADISDAAVRHDDVLRRRLARIGLGPKVLRGRTDGDDLDIEALIDLAIDLRSGHSPPEHVYLERRKLARDLGVLILVDASGSATDTDPDGLAVHDHQRRAAATLAVILEELGDRVAVYAFRSQGRHAVHLPAIKEFDHRFGAVGRARLNQLEPSGYTRLGAAIRGAGEILKTKAGTPNRLLLVLSDGFPYDDGYEGRYAEADAHKALEELRADGVACLCLSIGATTDDDALQRVFGSASQASAATLSELSPQMDELFLSSLRELAAPKLTRG; translated from the coding sequence GTGACCGCCGCCGATCCGGACGGTCCTGACCGGTTCCGGTTGCTAGCCACGTTCGTCGCCGGCAGGTCCATGGACGTCACGGAGGCGCCGGCGGGCCAGGTCGCGCACACCAATGGTCAGGTTGTGTTGGTCTCGGCGGGTGGCTCTTTCGCGGAGCAACGCCGTGAGGTGCTGGTCCAGTGTGCGCTGATGGGCGCGGGAAGTCTGGATCCGCAGCTGATGAAGGCGTTGCGGGGACGTCCCGCGGTGGCAAGCCGATACCTGGCGCTCGAAGGTCACCGGGTGCTCGCCGAGCTCGCCAAACAGCTCCCGCTCGCGGCCGTGCTTTGCCCTGCCGGACAACCGCCCACCGCGAGCGCCGACGAGTCCCTCGCAGTAGCGAAGGGACGCGCGATGGTCGCCGACCCTCCGGACTGGTTCGGTGTCATCAAACCCTCCCGACTCCTGGCGGCACCGGACGGTCCGGGAGCTCGGGCCATCGACAAAGATCTTCGCCTGGAATTCGATCCCATCGACCTGCCCGAAAGCCCTGAGGAAGACGGTGGTGACGAGCAGCCGTCCGGCGAAAGCAAGATTCTCAAGCTATTCGACAATCCGCTGTTCAAGTCGCAAGCCCTCGCCGACTATTTCCGCAAGTTGATGGGCAGCTCGCGTTCCCCCGGCGATGGCGCGGCCGGCGCGGAGTTGCAGGTCCGCTCGATGCGGCGGGTTCAGTCGGTCGGCCCGAACGCGCGGCCGCTTCCCACTCCGCTCCACTTCACCGGCGGCGGCAATCCCGGCGCCGCGGTGGGTGTGGGGGGCGCCCGGTATCCGGAGTGGGACGTCCATCATCACCGGTACCGGCCGGACTGGTGCCGGGTCATCGACTTCCCGCTGGCGACCGACGCCGACATCTCCGACGCGGCGGTTCGCCACGATGACGTGCTGCGGCGCCGGCTGGCCCGAATCGGGCTGGGGCCCAAGGTTCTTCGGGGTCGCACCGATGGCGACGACCTCGACATCGAAGCCCTTATCGACTTGGCCATCGATCTGCGTTCGGGTCACTCACCACCGGAACACGTCTACCTCGAGCGCCGCAAACTCGCCCGCGACCTCGGTGTGCTGATCTTGGTCGATGCCTCGGGATCGGCCACCGATACAGATCCCGACGGTCTGGCCGTGCACGATCACCAGCGGCGGGCGGCGGCCACGCTGGCCGTCATACTCGAAGAACTCGGCGATCGGGTCGCCGTCTACGCATTCCGATCCCAGGGCAGGCACGCCGTCCACCTCCCCGCGATCAAGGAGTTCGACCACCGGTTCGGCGCTGTCGGCCGGGCCCGGCTCAACCAGCTCGAACCGTCGGGCTACACGCGCCTTGGCGCGGCCATCCGCGGAGCTGGCGAGATACTCAAGACCAAGGCCGGCACCCCGAACCGGCTGCTGCTGGTCCTATCCGATGGATTCCCTTACGACGACGGCTACGAAGGCCGCTACGCTGAGGCTGACGCCCACAAAGCACTCGAGGAACTCCGTGCCGACGGCGTTGCCTGCCTTTGCCTTTCCATCGGCGCCACCACCGATGATGATGCGCTCCAACGAGTCTTCGGCTCCGCCAGCCAAGCCAGCGCAGCGACCCTGTCCGAGCTGAGCCCGCAGATGGACGAACTGTTCTTGTCGTCGCTGCGCGAGCTGGCCGCGCCCAAACTCACGCGAGGATGA